The following are encoded in a window of Artemia franciscana chromosome 19, ASM3288406v1, whole genome shotgun sequence genomic DNA:
- the LOC136039104 gene encoding ankyrin-1-like — translation MVSKTRVKKRRINFTYLHKAAKDGSVSICKRLIQAGTPIDIFDRKNKTALHIAIINGHYDVVKYLLDNGANSNSHFFSFGFWWTPLQIAAKIGDIGICELLIKAGAQINSVRKIDGATALWIAVACCTSIDCDNVVKYLLENGASPNVRTSCGGYFTTALHIAALSGAIDRCELLIKAGAEIDPVCNVDSATTSRSIEYCTKYVRNFWGGFNKTPLQIAAVRGAIGGGAIGICELLVQAGAQINGVDGCDESPLLSIIELRHKLQSRRDYYLFYFPVVEYLLKNGANANYKSRDGRKPLHQAVLHNLPKVCQLLVSFGADVDNTYTIGEYWQKSPLVMAFHFKRYNIIKYLFKKSAKFEVEQAENFLYIADKAVEKEDIEMLQYLIRCENSPVDREWICKKIRNTILKDRTHKKLQFFLSLSNIHPIFGETNSGLTDMCRNDIRKNLGSIGICELFVLAGAQINGVDGCDESPLLYMIELRPKLKSRREYYTNYFSVVEYLLKNGANANYKSRDGRKPLHQAVLHNLPKVCQLLVSFGADVDDTYKIGEYWQKSPLVMAFHFKRYNIIKYLFNKSAKFNVEQAENFLYIADKAVQKQDIEMLQFLIRCENSPLDREWICKKIRNTILKDKTHKKLQFLLSLSNIHPTFGETNSGLTDVCRNNIRKNLGRVQTFGKINKLKIPKTVKRYLACDSLLRHICKGTLINKNQPMKARKNAEQLLWHLNCLY, via the coding sequence ATGGTGTCAAAAACGCGTGTTAAAAAGAGGAGAATTAACTTTACATACTTACATAAAGCGGCAAAAGATGGTAGCGTGAGTATTTGTAAGCGGTTAATTCAAGCCGGAACACCAATAGAtatttttgacagaaaaaataaGACAGCTTTACACATAGCTATAATAAATGGTCATTATGACGTTGTTAAGTACCTTTTAGACAATGGAGCAAATTcaaattcccattttttttcgtttgggtTTTGGTGGACACCCTTGCAAATAGCTGCAAAAATAGGCGACATTGGTATTTGTGAGCTGCTCATTAAAGCTGGCGCACAAATAAATTCAGTACGCAAGATAGATGGGGCAACAGCTTTATGGATAGCTGTAGCATGCTGTACATCTATTGATTGCGATAATGTTGTTAAATACCTTCTAGAAAATGGAGCCAGCCCAAATGTTAGGACTTCTTGTGGTGGATACTTTACGACAGCCTTGCATATAGCTGCACTATCAGGTGCCATTGATAGATGTGAGTTGCTCATTAAAGCCGGCGCTGAAATAGATCCAGTTTGCAATGTAGATAGTGCGACGACATCTAGAAGTATAGAATATTGTACGAAATATGTAAGGAATTTTTGGGGTGGCTTCAATAAGACTCCCTTGCAAATAGCTGCCGTAAGAGGTGCCATTGGAGGAGGTGCCATTGGTATTTGTGAGCTGCTTGTTCAGGCAGGTGCACAGATAAATGGCGTGGACGGATGTGACGAATCACCTCTACTGTCTATCATAGAGCTGAGACACAAATTGCAATCAAGACGTGATTATTACTTATTCTACTTTCCTGTGGTTGAATACCTTCTGAAAAATGGAGCAAATGCAAATTATAAGAGTCGGGATGGTCGGAAACCATTACATCAGGCTGTTTTACACAATTTGCCTAAAGTTTGTCAGTTACTTGTATCATTTGGAGCTGATGTTGATAACACCTATACAATTGGTGAATATTGGCAAAAATCACCTTTAGTAATGGCTTTTCATTTTAAACGGTACAATATAATCAAATACCTGTTCAAAAAAAGCGCAAAGTTTGAAGTTGAACAAGCGGAAAACTTTCTCTATATAGCTGACAAAGCCGTAGAGAAGGAAGATATAGAAATGTTACAATATTTGATAAGATGTGAGAATTCTCCAGTAGACCGTGAAtggatttgtaaaaaaataaggaatacAATCCTGAAGGATAGAACACATAAGAAGCTTCAATTTTTCCTATCTTTAAGCAACATTCATCCTATCTTTGGAGAAACTAATTCTGGACTGACTGACATGTGTCGAAATGATATAAGAAAAAATCTAGGTAGCATTGGTATTTGTGAGCTGTTTGTTCTGGCAGGTGCACAGATAAATGGTGTGGATGGATGTGACGAATCACCTTTATTGTATATGATAGAGCTGAGACCCAAATTGAAGTCAAGACGTGAATATTACACAAACTACTTTTCTGTGGTAGAATACCTTCTGAAAAATGGAGCAAATGCAAATTATAAGAGTCGGGATGGTCGGAAACCATTACATCAGGCTGTTTTACACAATTTGCCGAAAGTTTGTCAGTTACTTGTTTCATTTGGAGCTGATGTTGATGACACCTATAAAATTGGTGAATATTGGCAAAAATCACCTTTAGTAATGGCTTTTCATTTTAAACGGTACAATATAATCAAATACCTGTTCAACAAAAGCGCAAAGTTTAATGTTGAACAAGCGGAAAACTTTCTCTATATAGCTGACAAAGCCGTACAGAAGCAAGATATAGAAATGTTACAATTTTTGATAAGATGTGAGAATTCTCCATTGGACCGTGAAtggatttgtaaaaaaataagaaatacaatCCTGAAGGATAAAACACATAAGAAGCTTCAATTTCTCCTATCTTTAAGCAACATTCATCCTACCTTTGGAGAAACTAACTCTGGACTGACAGACGTGTGTCgaaataatataagaaaaaatctaGGGCGAGTTCaaacatttggaaaaataaacaagctaAAAATCCCAAAAACGGTGAAAAGGTACTTGGCTTGCGATAGCTTGTTAAGACATATTTGTAAAGGAACGCTTATAAACAAGAACCAGCCAATGAAAGCCCGCAAAAATGCAGAACAGCTTTTGTGGCACTTAAATTGCCTTTACTAG